A window from Marinagarivorans cellulosilyticus encodes these proteins:
- the rpe gene encoding ribulose-phosphate 3-epimerase, translating into MPAQKFLIAPSILSADLARLGDDVQAVVDAGADIIHFDVMDNHYVPNLTFGPAICAALRKYGITAPIDVHLMVEPVDALIEQFIDAGASYITFHPEASKHVDRSLELIRAAGLKCGLVLNPGSPLSMVEQVLHKLDMLLLMSVNPGFGGQSFIPYTLDKIRAARGLIDASGLETRLEVDGGVKLSNIQAIAEAGADTFVAGSAIFGAADYQETIGQMKASLAKLCSK; encoded by the coding sequence ATGCCCGCCCAAAAATTCTTAATTGCCCCGTCAATCCTTTCTGCTGACCTTGCCCGTCTTGGTGACGATGTTCAGGCTGTTGTCGATGCTGGCGCTGATATTATCCATTTTGATGTGATGGATAACCATTACGTGCCCAATTTAACTTTTGGTCCAGCCATTTGCGCCGCATTGCGCAAATACGGCATAACGGCGCCAATTGATGTTCATCTTATGGTTGAGCCTGTTGATGCACTTATTGAGCAATTCATTGATGCTGGCGCAAGTTACATTACCTTCCACCCAGAAGCCTCTAAGCATGTTGATCGTTCTTTAGAGTTAATTCGTGCAGCCGGTCTTAAATGTGGTTTGGTGCTTAACCCAGGTTCGCCTCTTAGCATGGTGGAGCAAGTATTGCATAAGCTAGATATGTTATTGCTGATGTCTGTTAACCCTGGCTTCGGCGGGCAATCATTTATTCCGTACACACTGGATAAAATTAGAGCTGCTCGGGGCTTGATCGATGCTAGCGGCTTGGAAACTCGTTTAGAGGTGGATGGCGGCGTAAAGTTAAGTAATATTCAAGCGATAGCTGAAGCTGGAGCGGATACTTTTGTTGCTGGCTCTGCCATATTCGGTGCTGCTGATTATCAGGAGACAATAGGGCAGATGAAAGCGTCTTTAGCTAAGCTATGTTCAAAATAA